The Microcoleus sp. AS-A8 genome window below encodes:
- a CDS encoding mechanosensitive ion channel family protein has product MTILAFDVTPVLNRFDMASWFNKNLIDLGFQVGTKLLWALGIILITRYAIDLVARFTRRAFNPVEPTLRKFLIQASEVLTLVVGIVAFLSALGIQATSLVAVVGAAGLAIGLALQNTLSHFAAGVMLLNQRPFEVGDFIEAQQGVKGVVDAIGIFSTTVVTPDNVKITVPNSNLFSGVLKNTTAMRTRRVDLKIDIGDRPIEPTITLLLSLAQPHPLVLSHPKTTSHVASISPKSTTLYLRPWCRADVYEQVQSEILQLVKEALIESNSSADGERESIDDPW; this is encoded by the coding sequence ATGACGATTTTGGCTTTTGATGTGACACCTGTGCTTAACCGCTTTGATATGGCATCGTGGTTTAACAAAAACTTGATCGATTTAGGCTTTCAGGTTGGCACAAAACTGCTGTGGGCGCTTGGCATTATCCTCATTACCCGCTATGCGATTGACCTGGTTGCTCGCTTCACGCGCCGAGCGTTCAATCCGGTTGAGCCAACATTACGCAAGTTTCTGATTCAGGCTTCAGAAGTCCTAACACTAGTCGTTGGAATTGTGGCGTTCTTGAGTGCGCTGGGGATTCAAGCCACCAGCTTGGTTGCTGTAGTAGGAGCGGCTGGTTTAGCGATCGGTTTGGCATTGCAGAATACCTTATCCCATTTCGCGGCGGGGGTCATGCTCCTGAATCAGCGTCCCTTTGAAGTGGGTGATTTCATTGAAGCTCAACAGGGGGTCAAGGGTGTAGTGGATGCGATTGGTATTTTCTCAACTACGGTGGTTACGCCGGACAATGTCAAGATTACAGTACCGAACAGCAATCTATTCAGTGGTGTGTTGAAAAATACAACAGCCATGAGGACGCGACGCGTAGATTTGAAAATTGATATTGGAGATCGCCCCATTGAACCTACTATTACTCTGCTGTTGTCCTTGGCGCAACCCCATCCCCTCGTTTTAAGTCACCCAAAAACGACTTCCCATGTGGCATCTATTTCACCGAAATCTACCACGCTGTACTTGCGCCCTTGGTGTAGAGCGGACGTTTATGAACAGGTACAGTCCGAAATTCTACAGTTGGTCAAAGAAGCACTGATAGAGAGCAACTCATCAGCAGATGGAGAGCGCGAATCAATTGATGACCCTTGGTAA
- a CDS encoding Dabb family protein, with translation MPQIQHMVLLKFKPQVTPEQINQVFSLQAELQQLIPGITYFSGGPYSSPEGLNQGYTHGFLMTFESVEARDAFVPHPEHERVKAVFFELLESAIAFDFEA, from the coding sequence ATGCCTCAGATTCAACATATGGTTCTGCTCAAGTTCAAGCCACAGGTCACACCCGAACAAATTAATCAGGTGTTCAGCCTACAGGCAGAACTTCAGCAATTAATTCCGGGTATTACCTATTTTTCCGGGGGGCCATACTCCAGTCCAGAGGGACTGAACCAAGGTTACACTCATGGATTTCTGATGACATTCGAGAGTGTAGAAGCTCGTGATGCCTTTGTGCCCCATCCCGAACACGAACGGGTCAAAGCCGTATTTTTTGAATTGCTCGAAAGTGCGATCGCATTTGATTTTGAAGCGTAG
- a CDS encoding MAPEG family protein has translation MRQDAIFSPFFATIFLTLLVWVYMYSRRISFIIGRKISQQEISVPGTLAQISPPNVSNPSDNLKNLFEIPVLFYALVLYLFITKQVDTVYVNAAWVFVVFRILHSAVHCTFNLVILRFYLYLFATIAVWFIAIRAALIHFGT, from the coding sequence ATGAGGCAAGATGCAATCTTCAGTCCCTTCTTTGCAACAATATTTCTGACACTCCTAGTCTGGGTGTATATGTACAGCCGCCGTATCAGTTTCATCATAGGTAGAAAGATCAGCCAGCAGGAGATTTCTGTACCCGGCACACTGGCGCAGATCTCGCCACCCAATGTATCCAATCCATCGGATAACCTAAAGAACCTGTTCGAGATTCCGGTACTTTTTTATGCGCTTGTTCTATACCTCTTCATTACGAAGCAGGTGGATACAGTGTATGTGAACGCCGCGTGGGTCTTCGTTGTGTTTCGCATATTGCACAGCGCTGTCCATTGCACATTCAATCTTGTCATACTCCGGTTTTACCTCTACCTATTTGCCACGATCGCGGTGTGGTTCATCGCAATCCGTGCAGCCCTCATCCACTTTGGCACGTAG
- a CDS encoding branched-chain amino acid ABC transporter permease — translation MTQQIIKAIKSSGILGAIAVLTVLLFSGWSGAVIGWLLGSAAGFMRCQGKRVSTPQEGVRLGAIAGLELGIWLLIASLLQALLAPVLGQPTVSLSDSFQYGILALVVATLAAGVMGALQGLPNERRRTATLVTLAFILIIFPFVDQLAQTNWIATVIQIQIFIMLALGLNITVGYAGLLDLGYAAFFAIGAYTTGLLSSPQLNIAWNFWFVLPIAALVAAISGVILGSPTLRLRGDYLAIVTLGFGEIVPVIFRNLTGVRIEEPISKIMGSLVGHPEWAICLVGCERPLNLTGGEAGINPIGRPTLPFIGTFDASDYLPWYYLILLLVVFSYFMISRLKDSRLGRAWTAIREDELAASAMGINLVQTKLLAFAMGATFSGFAGAFYAANISAIFPSVFDFSVSVIILCMVILGGLGNMTGVILGGIIIMSADRLYLPQLAQVLKSFLNTSVLPNIGNPPLRDFIATSIDPIQMRLFLFGLTLVIMMIVRPEGLVPDALHRAELHSEDEAMKESLADARSQ, via the coding sequence ATGACACAGCAGATTATTAAGGCAATTAAATCGAGTGGTATTTTAGGCGCGATCGCAGTTTTAACCGTACTGCTATTTAGCGGTTGGAGTGGTGCGGTGATCGGTTGGTTACTGGGTTCGGCAGCGGGTTTTATGCGCTGTCAAGGAAAGAGGGTTTCCACACCGCAAGAGGGAGTACGCCTCGGCGCGATCGCAGGGCTTGAATTGGGAATTTGGCTGTTAATCGCTAGCCTGTTGCAAGCACTGTTAGCACCAGTTTTAGGGCAACCGACAGTCAGCCTATCGGACAGTTTTCAGTATGGTATCTTGGCTCTGGTCGTTGCCACTTTAGCCGCAGGAGTTATGGGAGCCTTGCAAGGTTTACCCAATGAACGCAGGAGAACAGCAACGCTGGTAACCCTAGCCTTTATTTTGATTATCTTTCCTTTTGTTGATCAATTGGCTCAGACGAACTGGATCGCCACCGTGATCCAAATCCAAATTTTTATCATGCTCGCCTTAGGACTCAATATTACGGTGGGCTATGCGGGGTTACTGGATTTGGGCTACGCAGCTTTCTTTGCGATCGGGGCTTATACTACTGGCTTATTATCATCTCCCCAGCTCAATATTGCCTGGAACTTCTGGTTTGTACTGCCCATTGCTGCATTGGTCGCCGCAATTTCTGGCGTAATTTTGGGGTCACCAACCTTGCGCCTGCGGGGCGATTACTTAGCGATTGTGACCCTTGGTTTTGGGGAAATTGTTCCTGTTATTTTTCGCAATTTAACGGGGGTAAGAATTGAGGAACCCATCTCTAAAATCATGGGTAGTTTAGTGGGTCATCCCGAATGGGCGATTTGTTTAGTCGGATGCGAGCGCCCCCTTAACCTAACAGGAGGTGAAGCTGGGATCAACCCCATTGGTCGTCCCACGCTCCCGTTCATCGGCACCTTTGACGCTAGCGACTATCTGCCCTGGTACTACTTAATTCTTTTGCTGGTCGTATTTTCCTACTTTATGATCAGTCGTCTGAAAGATTCTCGCTTGGGACGAGCCTGGACGGCGATCCGTGAAGATGAACTCGCGGCTAGTGCGATGGGAATTAATCTGGTTCAAACGAAGCTATTAGCCTTTGCGATGGGGGCAACTTTTTCGGGATTTGCAGGTGCCTTTTACGCCGCTAATATCAGCGCCATTTTTCCCAGTGTGTTTGATTTTTCCGTTTCCGTAATTATTTTGTGTATGGTGATTTTGGGTGGCTTGGGTAATATGACTGGGGTCATCCTGGGGGGAATTATTATCATGTCTGCCGATCGACTATATCTCCCGCAATTGGCGCAGGTTTTAAAGAGTTTCCTTAATACTTCCGTATTACCGAATATTGGGAATCCGCCGTTGAGAGACTTTATTGCAACGAGTATTGACCCCATCCAGATGCGCCTGTTTCTGTTTGGCTTAACCTTAGTCATTATGATGATCGTCCGCCCAGAGGGACTGGTGCCAGATGCCTTGCATCGTGCCGAATTGCACTCGGAGGACGAGGCGATGAAGGAATCTTTAGCAGACGCAAGGAGCCAATAA
- a CDS encoding glycosyltransferase family 1 protein, with protein sequence MDITSKQHIALISVHGDPAVEIGKEEAGGQNVYVRQVGEALAHQGWHVDMFTRCSSAEQPKIVEHGPRCRTIRLTAGPEEFVPRDEIFGYANTFVEELVKFQQESGIKYSLVHTNYWISAWVGMELKKRQALKQVHTYHSLGAVKYKSVTTIPMIATTRLSFEKAVLETAERIVATSPQEMEHMRSLVSTKGNIDIIPCGTDIHRFGSLSQEAARAALGIESDAKMLFYVGRFDERKGIETLVRAVGQSQLRGHEKIKLVIGGGSRPGQSDGIERERIEKIVAELGMSDCTLFPGRIGDDMLPAYYTAADVCVVPSHYEPFGLVAIEAMACGTPVVASDVGGLQFTVVPEQTGLLAPAKDEVAFATAIDRILSNPDWRNQLGQCARKRVEEKFSWDGVAHQLSDLYTKLLEEKPAKALQPVSA encoded by the coding sequence ATGGACATTACAAGCAAACAGCACATTGCTCTGATCTCAGTACACGGTGACCCAGCAGTGGAAATCGGAAAGGAAGAGGCTGGGGGACAGAACGTTTATGTGCGTCAAGTGGGTGAAGCGCTTGCCCACCAAGGATGGCATGTTGATATGTTTACCCGTTGCTCAAGTGCAGAGCAACCCAAAATCGTTGAGCATGGTCCGCGTTGTCGGACCATTCGTTTAACAGCCGGTCCAGAGGAATTTGTACCGCGAGACGAAATTTTTGGGTATGCCAACACGTTTGTAGAGGAACTCGTTAAGTTTCAACAGGAGTCTGGGATTAAGTATTCCCTGGTACACACGAATTATTGGATTTCCGCCTGGGTGGGAATGGAACTGAAAAAGCGGCAAGCGCTGAAGCAGGTTCATACCTACCATTCATTGGGTGCGGTTAAATACAAGTCGGTGACAACGATCCCCATGATTGCAACCACCCGCTTGAGCTTTGAGAAGGCGGTTTTAGAAACAGCCGAGCGAATTGTGGCGACGAGTCCGCAGGAAATGGAACATATGCGATCGCTCGTTTCGACAAAAGGCAACATCGACATCATTCCCTGTGGTACTGACATTCACCGTTTTGGTTCCTTGAGCCAGGAAGCAGCGCGTGCCGCCTTAGGAATCGAATCAGATGCCAAAATGCTCTTCTATGTGGGACGCTTTGATGAGCGCAAGGGCATTGAAACCTTGGTGCGAGCCGTGGGTCAGTCGCAGTTGCGGGGTCATGAGAAGATTAAGCTCGTGATCGGTGGTGGCTCTCGTCCCGGTCAAAGTGATGGCATAGAGCGTGAACGGATTGAGAAAATTGTCGCTGAACTTGGGATGAGCGACTGTACCCTATTCCCTGGACGCATCGGGGATGATATGTTACCCGCTTACTACACTGCCGCTGATGTTTGTGTGGTTCCCAGCCATTACGAACCCTTCGGTTTAGTAGCAATTGAAGCAATGGCCTGTGGCACGCCTGTTGTTGCCAGCGATGTCGGCGGTTTGCAATTCACCGTCGTTCCCGAACAAACCGGTCTTTTGGCACCCGCCAAAGATGAAGTTGCGTTTGCAACAGCGATTGACCGGATTCTCTCTAACCCAGACTGGCGGAACCAACTCGGTCAATGCGCGAGAAAGCGTGTTGAGGAGAAGTTTAGCTGGGATGGTGTCGCGCATCAGCTGAGTGACCTCTACACAAAGTTGCTGGAGGAAAAACCGGCTAAAGCGTTGCAGCCAGTTAGCGCTTAA
- a CDS encoding branched-chain amino acid ABC transporter substrate-binding protein, giving the protein MSKLASVNGINPRSAIALALTTLATGFFTTACTSNKGGTAAGGNTVKIVSSLPMTGSGIGQNQTIVNGIKQVLDETNSTACDGKVKITYESYDDATAAAGKWDPAQVTSNANKAVADKSVVAMIGHFNSGAAKLSIPILNKSNLVMVSPANTYPGLTKPGKGEANEPNVYYPNGKRNYARVVPADDLQGVAGAKWAKSLAAKKVFILDDQELYGKGLGDIFEATAKKEGLQVLGHEGIDAKASEYKALMTKIKALGPDLIYFGGMTQTNAGQLIKDMRNVGMSADKVKFMGPDGIFEKALIDAAGKDAEGVYATFGGVPATELKGTGQKWYESYKKKYTAEPEAYAAYGYESAKVIVDAINKVCKNDRDAIREAVLNTKDFNGVLGTWSFDPNGDTTLTTLSGNVVKNGKWEFVSVLKAQ; this is encoded by the coding sequence ATGAGTAAACTCGCCTCAGTCAATGGCATTAACCCTCGTTCAGCAATTGCCCTAGCCCTCACGACCCTGGCTACAGGCTTTTTCACGACGGCTTGTACAAGTAACAAGGGAGGAACCGCCGCAGGTGGAAACACCGTCAAAATTGTTTCCAGTCTGCCCATGACAGGAAGTGGCATAGGTCAGAATCAAACCATTGTGAACGGGATCAAACAAGTCCTTGATGAAACCAACTCAACGGCTTGCGATGGCAAAGTTAAGATTACTTATGAAAGCTATGACGATGCTACGGCTGCCGCTGGCAAATGGGACCCCGCACAGGTTACCTCAAACGCCAACAAAGCTGTTGCAGATAAATCCGTGGTTGCTATGATTGGTCACTTCAACTCCGGTGCGGCTAAGCTATCCATTCCCATCCTCAACAAGTCCAACTTAGTCATGGTTAGTCCTGCCAACACCTACCCAGGCTTGACTAAACCCGGAAAGGGCGAAGCCAATGAGCCTAATGTGTACTACCCCAATGGCAAGCGGAACTATGCGCGTGTGGTTCCGGCGGACGACCTTCAGGGGGTTGCGGGGGCTAAATGGGCTAAATCACTAGCAGCCAAAAAAGTTTTTATTCTCGATGATCAAGAACTTTACGGCAAAGGGCTAGGAGATATTTTTGAAGCGACTGCCAAAAAGGAAGGACTGCAAGTCTTAGGACACGAAGGAATCGACGCCAAAGCGAGTGAATATAAAGCCTTGATGACCAAAATCAAAGCCCTCGGACCCGACCTCATCTACTTTGGAGGAATGACCCAAACCAACGCCGGACAGTTAATTAAGGATATGCGTAACGTTGGGATGAGTGCGGATAAAGTAAAATTCATGGGGCCGGATGGCATCTTTGAAAAGGCGTTAATTGATGCGGCGGGTAAAGATGCAGAAGGCGTTTATGCCACCTTTGGCGGCGTACCTGCCACAGAACTCAAGGGGACAGGCCAAAAGTGGTATGAGAGCTACAAGAAAAAATACACGGCAGAACCTGAAGCCTATGCGGCTTATGGCTATGAATCTGCCAAGGTAATTGTGGATGCCATTAACAAAGTCTGCAAAAATGACCGTGACGCCATTCGAGAGGCTGTCTTGAATACCAAAGACTTTAATGGGGTACTCGGTACTTGGAGTTTTGACCCTAATGGCGATACAACCCTCACCACTTTGTCAGGAAATGTTGTCAAAAATGGCAAGTGGGAGTTTGTGAGTGTGCTCAAGGCGCAGTAA
- a CDS encoding ABC transporter ATP-binding protein yields the protein MLKIKDLHTYYGNIHALKGISLDVEQGEVVSLIGSNGAGKTTTLRTIQGLLKPRQGQILFEGSPLESLSAQTIVRLGISQSPEGRLIFPRMTVQENLEMGAFSRRDSVGIKSDLEKALHLFPRLRERINQKGGTLSGGEQQMLAIARAMMARPRLLLLDEPSMGLAPMLVSQIFSIIRDINTQGTTILLVEQNARMALTVSHRGYVLQTGQIVLAGTATDLQSNETVRKAYLGET from the coding sequence ATGCTGAAAATTAAAGACCTTCACACTTACTACGGCAATATTCATGCCCTCAAAGGCATTTCTTTAGACGTTGAACAGGGCGAAGTTGTTAGCTTAATTGGGAGTAATGGTGCGGGGAAAACAACCACGCTTCGCACAATTCAAGGGCTATTGAAACCTCGTCAGGGTCAAATTTTATTTGAAGGGAGTCCTTTAGAGTCATTATCGGCACAAACGATTGTCCGTTTAGGCATTTCTCAAAGTCCTGAAGGTCGTCTCATTTTTCCCCGGATGACGGTGCAAGAAAACCTAGAAATGGGGGCTTTTTCTCGCCGGGATTCTGTGGGGATTAAATCTGATCTGGAAAAAGCATTACATCTTTTTCCGCGTCTGAGAGAGCGAATTAATCAAAAAGGGGGAACGTTGAGTGGGGGTGAACAACAAATGCTGGCGATCGCACGAGCCATGATGGCACGACCCCGCTTATTATTGTTAGATGAGCCAAGTATGGGTTTAGCCCCTATGCTGGTTAGCCAAATTTTTTCGATTATTCGAGATATTAACACGCAAGGAACTACAATTTTATTAGTTGAACAGAACGCCCGTATGGCTTTGACCGTCTCTCATCGAGGTTATGTCCTGCAAACGGGTCAGATTGTTCTAGCCGGTACAGCGACAGATTTGCAATCCAATGAAACGGTTCGCAAGGCATATTTAGGCGAAACTTAA
- a CDS encoding ABC transporter ATP-binding protein translates to MSLLEARQLTMRFGGLTAVKQVDFTIERGIIASLIGPNGAGKTTFFNMLTGIYVPTSGELRLENQDITGARPDKLTSLGIARTFQNIRLFNNMTVLENVLVGRHSRLKTGLIGSLLRPPKVRLEERKARQKALAMLDFVGLGASKGPELAKNLSYGDQRRLEIARALASEPKILLLDEPTAGMNPNETADLTRFIHRIRDELNLSILLIEHDMKVVMGISDRVSVMEYGSKIAEGTPAEVQSDPRVIEAYLGKEEEEPMANS, encoded by the coding sequence ATGTCACTGCTGGAAGCCCGTCAACTGACCATGCGTTTCGGGGGATTGACCGCCGTTAAACAGGTTGATTTTACGATTGAAAGAGGTATTATTGCTAGTCTAATTGGCCCGAACGGGGCAGGTAAGACGACCTTTTTTAATATGCTCACGGGGATTTATGTCCCTACATCGGGTGAGTTACGTCTGGAGAATCAAGATATTACTGGGGCAAGACCTGATAAACTCACCAGTCTGGGAATTGCTCGGACATTCCAAAACATTCGCCTGTTCAACAATATGACAGTGTTGGAAAATGTTTTGGTTGGCAGGCATAGCCGTCTAAAGACTGGTTTAATCGGTTCCTTACTTCGTCCCCCAAAGGTGCGTTTGGAGGAGCGTAAAGCAAGGCAAAAAGCACTGGCTATGCTTGACTTTGTGGGTTTAGGTGCCTCAAAAGGGCCGGAGTTAGCCAAAAACCTCTCCTATGGTGATCAGCGTCGCTTGGAAATTGCCAGAGCGCTAGCCTCTGAACCCAAGATACTACTCTTAGATGAGCCAACGGCTGGGATGAACCCCAACGAAACGGCTGATTTAACTCGTTTTATCCATCGCATCCGGGATGAATTAAATTTGAGCATCTTGCTGATTGAACACGATATGAAGGTGGTGATGGGAATTAGCGACAGGGTGAGTGTGATGGAGTATGGTTCTAAAATTGCCGAAGGAACTCCCGCTGAAGTTCAATCTGATCCTCGTGTCATTGAGGCTTATCTAGGTAAAGAAGAAGAAGAACCAATGGCTAATAGTTAA
- a CDS encoding branched-chain amino acid ABC transporter permease, which produces MKRWRKPLLYLVVAYLILLLGPIAGLDIPRIMGDIARDPQVLIQQILVGLVNGGIIAIIALGYTLVYGIIELINFAHGDLYMLGAFASLTAIGAFGATDGASLQVAIPAMLVGLIIATVFCAGLNILTERYAYRPLRNAPRLAPLISAIGVSFIFQNMGLFWGGLKSFIPVMGANAAAPKSFPDLLPRIDILKAMGIESGIVFTTKDLIVLVVAVALMVGLHLFVQYTRLGKAMRATAQNRDAALIMGIDVDRIIALTFLIGGALAGAAGLLVGLYNNTIVFTMGFTAGLRAFTAAVLGGIGNIIGAMLGGVLIGLLSALSDQYLSSRWTNAWVFAVLVIILAFRPGGLLGENVQEKV; this is translated from the coding sequence ATGAAACGATGGCGCAAGCCCCTTCTATACCTCGTTGTCGCCTACCTGATCCTCTTGCTAGGCCCAATTGCTGGGTTGGACATACCCCGAATTATGGGGGATATCGCTCGTGACCCTCAAGTTTTGATCCAACAAATCTTGGTGGGTCTCGTCAACGGCGGGATCATTGCCATTATTGCCCTGGGTTACACTTTGGTCTACGGCATTATTGAGCTGATCAATTTTGCTCATGGGGACTTGTATATGTTAGGTGCATTTGCCTCCCTCACGGCCATTGGTGCCTTTGGGGCTACAGATGGGGCCTCTCTGCAAGTGGCTATCCCAGCGATGTTAGTGGGCTTAATCATCGCAACTGTTTTTTGTGCGGGCCTAAACATTCTGACGGAACGATACGCCTACCGACCGTTACGGAATGCCCCCCGGCTTGCACCGTTAATCTCAGCCATTGGAGTGTCGTTTATTTTCCAAAACATGGGATTGTTTTGGGGCGGACTTAAATCGTTTATCCCTGTCATGGGAGCCAATGCAGCGGCACCTAAAAGCTTTCCTGATTTATTGCCCCGAATTGATATTCTCAAAGCAATGGGCATTGAGTCTGGTATTGTCTTTACCACTAAAGACTTAATTGTGTTAGTTGTTGCCGTGGCGTTAATGGTGGGACTACATCTATTTGTGCAGTACACGCGTCTGGGGAAAGCGATGCGGGCAACCGCTCAGAATCGGGATGCGGCGCTGATTATGGGGATCGATGTCGATCGGATTATTGCGCTGACATTTTTGATTGGTGGGGCATTGGCGGGAGCGGCGGGGCTGCTGGTTGGACTCTACAACAACACCATTGTGTTTACGATGGGCTTTACGGCCGGGTTACGTGCCTTTACGGCTGCCGTGTTAGGCGGAATTGGCAACATCATTGGTGCCATGTTGGGTGGAGTGTTAATTGGGCTGCTTTCTGCATTAAGTGACCAGTATCTCTCTAGTCGTTGGACTAATGCTTGGGTGTTTGCCGTCTTAGTGATTATTTTGGCATTCCGACCTGGGGGTTTATTGGGAGAGAATGTTCAGGAAAAGGTATGA
- a CDS encoding pentapeptide repeat-containing protein — MSNLNYANRNLQNCSFKGQDLAGADFSGSDLRGCNFTGANLIGATFKGSTTGQSRRQVYILLGAAIVGSIVLVGFSIIAAQVSIGLLSDRSNKMLNFFLSTLPVLALVFGSFFRDSLNLHFPQVTTFFGLAAITVLFAVMITLTVGLAIASLSSFSDGTLAQGFFLLLLMVVSAIVTFRILKWLSESIQSGPGTSFKKANLSNADFSHSEVQNTDFSLAILTGTCIFNWTIKSHSQFTQVYCECLYLEPGHQNRQPAEGSFQPGELERLLTQFTK; from the coding sequence ATGAGCAACCTGAATTACGCCAACCGGAACTTGCAAAATTGTTCCTTTAAAGGGCAGGATTTGGCTGGCGCAGATTTCAGTGGCTCAGACTTGCGGGGCTGCAATTTCACAGGGGCAAATTTAATTGGGGCAACCTTTAAGGGGAGCACAACGGGGCAGAGTCGCCGTCAAGTATATATTTTACTTGGTGCCGCTATTGTTGGTTCGATTGTTTTAGTCGGGTTCAGTATAATCGCGGCTCAAGTGTCAATTGGCTTGTTGAGCGATCGATCCAATAAGATGCTCAACTTTTTCCTCAGTACGCTGCCTGTATTGGCTTTGGTATTTGGGAGCTTTTTCCGAGATAGTCTTAATCTCCACTTTCCACAAGTCACGACCTTCTTTGGCCTTGCAGCCATTACTGTACTGTTTGCGGTAATGATTACACTCACGGTTGGACTGGCAATTGCTAGCCTTTCTAGCTTCAGTGATGGAACACTTGCTCAGGGATTTTTCCTGTTACTGTTGATGGTCGTTTCTGCGATCGTAACTTTCCGGATTCTCAAATGGTTGAGCGAATCTATCCAGAGTGGTCCCGGAACATCTTTTAAAAAAGCAAACTTAAGTAATGCTGACTTTAGCCATTCCGAGGTGCAAAATACAGATTTTTCTCTTGCTATCTTAACGGGAACCTGTATCTTTAACTGGACAATTAAATCCCATAGCCAATTTACGCAGGTTTATTGTGAATGTCTTTATCTGGAACCTGGGCACCAGAATCGACAACCAGCAGAGGGAAGTTTTCAACCGGGTGAGTTGGAACGGCTACTAACTCAATTCACCAAATGA
- a CDS encoding DUF6220 domain-containing protein: MTINSEIDRAHAPTGWMQSGFYAASIVFNVCLISQLLTVGVAYFNNPAWWDIHVWLVRGYSGLSLILLGWSFIAPFSRRIRHLAASLPVLLGLQFSSIHLKTALHLEVLHPLIGFALLYVSSSLVHRTWHILSPTNHQNDQI, encoded by the coding sequence ATGACAATAAATTCAGAAATTGATCGCGCTCACGCTCCCACTGGTTGGATGCAGAGTGGCTTTTACGCGGCTTCAATCGTCTTTAATGTCTGCTTGATTTCTCAGCTATTAACGGTTGGGGTTGCCTATTTTAATAATCCTGCATGGTGGGATATTCATGTTTGGCTAGTGCGAGGGTACAGTGGACTGTCATTAATATTACTGGGATGGTCGTTTATAGCCCCATTCTCACGTAGAATACGACATCTCGCCGCCAGTCTACCAGTGCTGCTTGGACTACAATTTTCCAGCATTCATCTAAAAACTGCGCTTCACCTAGAGGTACTACATCCTCTGATTGGATTTGCATTACTCTACGTTTCTTCAAGCCTTGTACATCGTACATGGCACATTTTATCGCCCACCAACCATCAGAATGATCAAATTTAA
- a CDS encoding sugar phosphate isomerase/epimerase — protein sequence MKYSISTFLWTAAFDESNLALLPQLKEHGCDGVEIARFDYNDFPATKIRRELERTGLECTMCFGLSGEYSLIDDDSSVRQKTLSFLRQLVQIAAELGATTLAGVFWSPVGYLCGRRRSDEEWQYAIEGLQLLGDTLAQCEIMLALEPVNRFENYFLNTAADAVALCEAVNHPNVGMMIDLFHANIEEKDIAEAIRSSSRYLKHLHVCENDRGIPGTGHVPWDSVFAALEEVQYDRWATIESFNFSVRETAAMGRIWRNLASTPEAIAYEGLAFLKQHAKGCV from the coding sequence ATGAAATACAGCATCAGCACCTTTCTCTGGACAGCAGCATTTGACGAGTCGAACTTAGCGCTTCTGCCACAGTTGAAAGAACATGGCTGTGACGGCGTCGAGATCGCCCGTTTTGACTATAATGACTTTCCGGCGACGAAAATCCGCAGAGAATTGGAGAGAACTGGGCTGGAATGCACGATGTGTTTCGGTCTGAGCGGAGAATATAGTTTGATTGACGATGATAGTAGTGTCCGCCAGAAGACCCTTTCGTTTTTGCGTCAGCTTGTGCAAATTGCGGCTGAGTTAGGAGCAACGACATTGGCTGGAGTGTTTTGGTCGCCTGTCGGTTACCTGTGCGGACGCCGCCGCAGTGATGAGGAATGGCAGTATGCGATCGAGGGGTTGCAGTTGTTGGGAGACACGTTAGCGCAGTGCGAGATTATGCTGGCGCTTGAACCCGTTAATCGTTTCGAGAACTACTTCCTGAACACGGCGGCTGATGCCGTGGCCTTGTGTGAAGCGGTCAACCATCCGAATGTTGGCATGATGATTGACCTGTTTCACGCCAACATTGAGGAGAAGGATATCGCGGAGGCAATCCGCAGCTCTAGTCGTTACCTTAAACACCTGCACGTCTGCGAGAACGATCGCGGCATTCCCGGCACTGGTCATGTGCCTTGGGATAGCGTCTTTGCCGCACTTGAGGAAGTGCAATATGATCGGTGGGCGACGATCGAGAGTTTTAATTTCTCGGTGAGAGAAACCGCTGCGATGGGACGCATCTGGCGGAACCTCGCCTCGACGCCGGAGGCGATCGCCTATGAAGGATTGGCATTCCTCAAACAGCACGCTAAAGGTTGTGTCTGA